In the Caenorhabditis elegans chromosome X genome, one interval contains:
- the kola-1 gene encoding VWFA domain-containing protein (Confirmed by transcript evidence): MKVPRGIGLVFIFAVAAALVAGLILTIVLVSRPSPAEPFTGRVITVGICNSGSEPSKASSFRFKRDATTSCSFDANRDQLKNFLSSSAADTSFIVMSYSDKPSPSTVLPRDQAIELLNSMKKDGSKTIQQAPAFASYDPKAYENSDLVFFTPCKTDYTGYDADMAAVRTTINNVQTKKYVIVSLAMDQGNMTQKYGDLNTHNIGNNATDITNDINNVLNITATTLGPTTTTITPTTTVVPASTSTQPAPASSPTTQPAPATSPTTQPAPATSPTTQPAPATSPTTQPAPATSPTTQPAPATSPTTQPAPATSPTTQPAPATSPTTQPAPATSPTTQPAPATSPTTQPTPATSPTTQPTPATSPTTQPTPATSPTTQPAPATSPTTQPAPATSPTTQPAPATSPTTQPAPATSPTTQPAPATSPTTQPAPATSPTTQPAPATSPTTQPTPGTSPTTQPAPATSPTTQPSPATNPTTQPSVSSSASTQPAPATSGTTQPAPATSATTQPAPATSATTQPAPATSPTTQPAPATSATTQSVPVVTTQTTMGTSPTTAGISSSPAATSPSTAVTSPSSLGTSSSPLPSSISTSALPIASSSASSSPSAASSTTPVVLSSSTIQSSSGTFPSSVASSPSTVGSTSGAASSSSYATVSTIAGSTGSTITPVPGSSSTIGSSTPSASSSSSGTMSTISGSTGSTVTVVPGSSSTFASSTPIASSSSPGSTVTVAPGSSSTYGSSTPSASSSSSGTMSTNSGSTGSTVTVAPVSSSTFGSSTPIASSSSSGSTVTVVSGSSSTYGSSTPSASSSSAGTASTISGSTGSTATIVPGSSSSVGSSTQSASPSSPGTMSTVSGPTGSTVTVVPGSSTSPAPSSSPNPSSSPASTGSTITISGSSSIIVSTVSGSTVSGSTGTSQSTLASSTATPGSSSTVPSSSSPQPSSQSPAPNTGSTTPSQTSSQSPSPSMNPSSSTPTGSSQSTITPEGSTASSPTGSTGSTFSVATEVTSQSTVPSGSSLGTQSTNSSPSPSSLSPSTSGMSTLTSEPSPSSTQSSGAQSTLTTPSPNPSQSTSSLESSTSGATTSSGSAGTTMTSPSQSSSVGSSQGSTSPAASTTSGEMTSQGSTQTPGSSVSTSAAILTSTQQSVSTNSPGSTVTRPSTVSGSTSSGSTVTVGSTEASTSGSSVASSSPAPSTSQNPNPSTSSGSSMITQSPYPSQSTSPVESSTTPSPGSPGTTLTSTSPSPSQSTTIGSTQGSTSPGISTTSEEMTSQGSTQTPGSTGSTVTQPSTVSDSTSSGSTVTVGSTEGSSSPIPSTSQNTNPSTSSGSSMSTQTPQSSQSTSPVESSTSGATSSSGSPGTTLTSISPSPSPSSTIGSSQGSTSPVVSTISQGSTETPGSTGSTVTKPSTVSGSASSGSTATMGSTEASSTSGSSFPTMSSNSPVPSTSQSPNPSTSGGSSTSPNPSQSTSPSTSGATSSPGSSGTTLTSISPSPSQSSTIGSSQGSTSPVVSTTSGDMTSQGSTQIPGSTGSTVTQPSTGSGSTSTSGEITSQGSTQTPRSSLSTSPAISTSTQQSVSTNSPGSTVTQPSTVRGSTSSGSTVTTGSTEGSSTSGSSSATSLSSSSPVPSTSQSPNPSTSGSSTPTPNPSQSTSPVVSTTTGEMTSHGSTQTPSTIGSTVTQPSTVSGSNSSGSTVTIGSSEASTSGSSFKTSPSSISPVPTSSPIPSTTFASSTSGSTISDVSSVSTTSLAPLSSSLPSTVPSSTQSFSSTSEGSSKASSSPVPSQTSSTPTNPTGSTESSTLLSSTISGSTQHTTMSKASSGSTSPSTNSQTGSTVTMGSSSTSGVSTSSASSTQPQMSTSQGSSAGSTVASSTASPAASSTAPSSTGTMSSTSSGTVGSTISESSTTASASSQTGSTVTMGSSSTSGVSTSSASSTQPQMSTSQGSSAGSTVASSTAGLVSTSTVPSSTGTMGSTSSGTVGSTISESSTTASASSQTGSTVTMGSSSTSGVSTSSASSTQPQMSTSQGSSAGSTVASSTTGLVSTSTVPSSTGTMGSTSSGTVGSTISESSTAASASSQTGSTVTMGSSSTSGVSTSSASSGQPQMSTSQGSSAGSTVVSSTASPAASSTAPSSTGTMSSTSSGTVGSTMSQSSTAASTTSHTGSTVTLGSSSTSSNQMSTSQGSSVGSTVASSTAGLVSTSTVPSSTGTMGSTSSGTVGSTISESSTTASASSQTGSTVTMGSSSTSGVSTSSASSTQPQMSTSQGSSAGSTVASSTAGLVSTSTVPSSTGTMGSTSSGTVGSTISESSTAASTSSQTGSTVTIGSTSGTNPSSPRSLSQITITPSPSQSTESTQTSLPSSSPSPSTHSVSSSEGTTMSSGATTSGDKMSFLSSTGTTVSFSSRGSSLATTSAPKPSVTCLFMYDTQSKEIDQTAINTYKTYFNFALLVASKLNNESILTGYIDNFGYSAGLNDHQYYPTDDYNGIKSVPFPIDGTDDDIDLDLKDVDKSLATADWTPPVADQTCMIFISAAPEDEYGGTTIKSTYTYFETVVGVLVGGAKSIPGLSIDKNIVITNNTMNDRDASAVVSKLLELLPTA, from the exons ATGAAAGTGCCGCGTGGCATTGGTCTTGTCTTCATATTTGCGGTGGCCGCCGCGTTGGTGGCCGGCCTCATCCTGACCATTGTCCTCGTCAGTCGGCCCAGTCCAGCAGAGC CATTCACTGGCCGTGTCATAACTGTGGGTATCTGTAATTCCGGGTCAGAGCCTTCAAAAGCTTCGAGCTTCCGGTTTAAGCGGGATGCAACGACAAGTTGCTCATTCGATGCG AACCGGgatcagttgaaaaatttcttatcCAGTTCAGCGGCAGACACCAGCTTCATTGTAATGTCCTATTCAGACAAGCCTTCG CCATCAACTGTATTGCCCAGAGATCAAGCTATAGAATTGCTAAATAGTATGAAAAAGGACGGGTCTAAAACTATACAGCAAGCCCC CGCATTCGCAAGTTACGATCCAAAAGCTTATGAAAACTCGGATTTAGTATTTTTCACTCCATGTAAAACTGATTATAC AGGGTATGACGCAGATATGGCAGCAGTGCGAACCACAATCAATAATGTCCAAACGAAAAAGTATGTGATTGTATCTTTGGCAATGGATCAGGGTAACATGACTCAGAAGTATGGAGACTTGAACACCCATAACATTGGAAATAATGCAACAGATATCACTAATGATATTAACAATGTATTAAATATCACAG CGACAACTCTCGGGCCCACAACGACAACAATAACTCCGACTACTACTGTCGTCCCAGCCAGCACTAGCACCCAACCAGCTCCGGCATCCAGCCCGACTACTCAACCGGCTCCGGCAACTAGTCCGACTACTCAACCAGCTCCCGCAACCAGCCCGACTACCCAGCCGGCTCCCGCAACCAGCCCGACTACCCAACCGGCTCCGGCAACTAGTCCGACTACTCAACCGGCTCCGGCAACTAGTCCGACTACTCAACCAGCTCCCGCAACCAGCCCGACTACCCAGCCGGCTCCCGCAACCAGTCCAACTACCCAACCGGCTCCGGCAACCAGTCCAACTACCCAACCGGCTCCGGCAACCAGTCCAACTACCCAACCGACTCCGGCAACCAGTCCAACTACCCAACCGACTCCGGCAACCAGTCCAACTACCCAACCGACTCCGGCAACCAGTCCAACTACCCAACCGGCTCCGGCAACCAGTCCAACTACCCAACCGGCTCCGGCAACCAGTCCAACTACCCAACCGGCTCCGGCAACCAGTCCAACTACCCAACCGGCTCCGGCAACCAGTCCAACTACCCAACCGGCTCCGGCAACCAGTCCAACTACCCAACCGGCTCCGGCAACCAGTCCAACTACCCAACCGGCTCCGGCAACCAGTCCAACTACCCAACCGACTCCGGGAACCAGTCCAACTACCCAACCGGCTCCGGCAACCAGTCCAACTACCCAACCATCTCCCGCAACCAATCCTACAACGCAACCGTCAGTGTCATCCAGTGCTTCAACGCAACCTGCTCCAGCTACAAGTGGTACGACACAACCAGCTCCGGCGACTAGCGCAACTACGCAGCCGGCTCCAGCTACCAGCGCTACTACCCAACCAGCGCCGGCTACCAGTCCGACAACACAACCAGCCCCGGCCACGAGTGCAACAACACAGTCTGTTCCAGTAGTTACAACTCAGACAACTATGGGTACAAGTCCAACAACGGCTGGAATCAGTTCATCTCCAGCTGCAACCAGTCCAAGCACCGCTGTAACGAGTCCATCATCACTGGGTACAAGTTCATCACCATTGCCAAGTTCAATTAGTACGTCTGCACTTCCAATAGCTAGCTCTTCTGCTTCATCTAGTCCATCTGCAGCATCTAGTACAACCCCGGTAGTTTTGTCTAGCTCCACTATTCAAAGTTCATCAGGAACTTTTCCAAGTTCTGTTGCATCTAGCCCATCGACGGTAGGATCTACTAGTGGAGCAGCTTCATCTAGCTCGTATGCAACAGTGTCAACAATCGCAGGATCTACTGGTTCTACAATTACACCTGTGCCAGGATCATCCAGCACAATCGGATCCTCAACACCATCTGCATCATCTAGCTCTTCCGGAACGATGTCGACTATTTCAGGATCAACTGGTTCCACAGTTACAGTCGTGCCTGGATCCTCTAGCACATTTGCATCCTCAACACCAATAGCTTCATCTAGCTCACCTGGTTCAACTGTCACTGTTGCCCCAGGATCTTCCAGCACTTATGGATCCTCAACACCATCAGCGTCATCTAGTTCCTCCGGAACTATGTCCACAAATTCGGGATCAACTGGTTCTACAGTTACTGTTGCACCAGTATCGTCTAGTACATTTGGATCCTCAACACCAATAGCTTCATCTAGCTCATCTGGTTCTACTGTCACCGTTGTCTCAGGATCTTCCAGCACATACGGATCGTCAACACCATCCGCGTCATCTAGTTCCGCTGGAACTGCGTCGACAATCTCAGGATCAACTGGTTCAACAGCTACAATTGTACCAGGATCTTCAAGCTCGGTTGGATCCTCAACACAGTCGGCTTCGCCCAGCTCACCTGGAACTATGTCCACAGTCTCTGGACCAACGGGTTCTACAGTCACAGTTGTGCCAGGATCATCTACATCACCAGCTCCATCAAGCTCACCAAATCCATCTTCCTCACCTGCATCGACCGGCTCAACAATCACAATTAGTGGTTCTTCAAGCATAATTGTTTCCACCGTCTCCGGTTCCACCGTCTCCGGATCAACCGGAACATCCCAGTCCACACTTGCATCGTCAACTGCGACACCAGGTAGTAGCAGTACCGTTCCATCCTCATCAAGCCCCCAACCATCCAGTCAGTCCCCTGCACCTAATACGGGATCCACAACCCCCTCCCAGACCTCGTCCCAATCTCCTTCCCCCAGCATGAATCCCTCTTCATCGACACCCACAGGATCATCGCAGTCTACAATCACACCGGAAGGTTCGACAGCTAGCAGTCCGACTGGAAGCACTGGATCCACATTCTCAGTTGCAACAGAGGTCACATCCCAATCAACCGTTCCTTCGGGCAGCTCTCTTGGAACACAATCGACCAACAGTTCCCCATCCCCCAGCTCTCTCTCCCCCTCTACATCTGGAATGAGTACTTTGACCTCGGAACCATCCCCAAGTTCCACACAGTCATCAGGAGCACAAAGTACATTAACAACACCATCCCCCAACCCATCCCAATCAACCAGCTCACTGGAATCATCTACATCAGGCGCCACCACGTCATCTGGATCGGCAGGAACTACTATGACATCCCCCTCCCAATCATCATCAGTTGGAAGCTCGCAAGGATCCACTAGTCCAGCTGCATCAACGACATCAGGAGAAATGACATCTCAAGGTTCCACACAAACACCTGGATCTTCAGTATCAACATCTGCTGCGATTTTGACATCAACGCAACAATCCGTGTCTACCAATAGCCCTGGATCAACAGTGACTCGACCATCTACTGTTAGCGGTTCGACGAGTTCTGGAAGCACAGTTACCGTAGGATCCACGGAAGCGAGTACATCAGGTAGTTCAGTTGCTAGCAGTTCCCCCGCCCCATCCACTTCCCAAAATCCCAATCCTTCAACTTCAAGCGGAAGTTCCATGATTACCCAATCCCCTTACCCATCCCAATCTACCAGCCCAGTGGAGTCCTCTACCACACCATCTCCTGGGTCACCTGGAACCACTTTAACATCCACTTCCCCCTCCCCATCCCAATCAACTACAATTGGAAGCACACAAGGATCCACAAGCCCAGGTATTTCAACGACATCCGAAGAAATGACATCCCAAGGTTCAACTCAAACACCAGGTAGTACTGGATCCACAGTGACTCAGCCGTCCACTGTTAGTGATTCGACAAGCTCTGGAAGCACGGTCACAGTCGGATCCACAGAAGGAAGCAGTTCCCCCATCCCATCCACTTCCCAAAATACAAATCCTTCAACTTCAAGCGGAAGTTCCATGAGTACCCAAACCCCCCAGTCGTCCCAATCTACTAGTCCAGTAGAATCGTCTACATCCGGTGCTACCTCATCTTCTGGGTCACCTGGAACCACGTTGACATCAATTTCCCCCTCCCCATCCCCATCATCAACAATCGGTAGCTCTCAAGGATCAACCAGTCCAGTTGTTTCAACAATATCCCAAGGTTCAACGGAAACACCAGGTAGTACTGGATCCACAGTGACTAAACCGTCTACGGTTAGTGGTTCCGCAAGCTCTGGTAGCACAGCTACAATGGGATCTACGGAAGCAAGCAGTACATCAGGTAGTTCATTTCCTACTATGAGCAGTAATTCCCCCGTCCCATCAACTTCCCAATCTCCTAACCCTTCCACTTCAGGTGGTAGTAGTACTTCCCCCAACCCATCTCAATCTACTAGTCCGTCTACTTCCGGCGCTACCTCATCGCCTGGGTCATCTGGAACAACGTTGACATCCATTTCCCCCTCCCCGTCTCAATCATCAACAATCGGAAGCTCGCAAGGATCCACTAGCCCAGTAGTTTCCACGACTTCGGGAGATATGACATCGCAAGGTTCAACTCAGATACCAGGTAGTACAGGATCCACAGTGACTCAACCGTCTACAGGTAGTGGTTCCACAAGCACATCAGGAGAAATCACATCCCAAGGTTCCACTCAAACACCAAGATCTTCATTGTCAACTTCTCCTGCTATTTCTACATCAACGCAACAATCAGTGTCCACCAATAGCCCTGGGTCCACAGTGACTCAACCGTCTACGGTTCGTGGCTCCACAAGCTCTGGAAGCACAGTTACCACTGGATCTACAGAAGGAAGCAGTACATCAGGTAGTTCATCTGCTACTTCTTTAAGTAGCAGTTCCCCCGTCCCATCAACTTCCCAATCCCCTAACCCTTCCACGTCCGGTAGTAGTACTCCAACCCCCAACCCATCCCAATCCACTAGTCCAGTTGTTTCAACAACAACTGGAGAAATGACATCTCATGGTTCAACTCAGACACCAAGTACTATTGGATCAACAGTGACTCAACCGTCTACTGTCAGTGGATCGAACAGTTCTGGAAGCACAGTTACCATTGGATCTTCGGAAGCAAGCACCTCAGGTAGTTCGTTTAAAACATCCCCGAGTAGCATTTCCCCAGTTCCTACCTCTTCCCCTATCCCGTCGACAACATTCGCAAGTAGCACATCAG GTTCCACGATCTCGGATGTCTCTTCAGTCTCTACGACTTCACTAGCGCCTTTGTCTAGTTCCCTCCCATCAACAGTCCCATCTAGTACCCAATCCTTCAGTAGCACGTCCGAAGGATCTTCGAAAGCCTCTTCCTCCCCAGTTCCCTCCCAAACAAGTAGTACCCCCACAAATCCAACCGGCTCGACTGAGTCCTCAACACTTCTATCTTCGACCATATCGGGCTCCACTCAGCACACAACAATGTCAAAAGCTAGCTCGGGCTCCACAAGCCCTTCGACAAATTCTCAGACTGGAAGCACTGTAACCATGGGATCATCAAGCACTTCCGGTGTTTCCACATCTTCAGCATCCAGTACTCAGCCTCAGATGAGCACTTCACAAGGAAGTTCAGCAGGATCCACAGTTGCTTCTTCAACAGCTAGCCCTGCTGCGAGTTCCACAGCTCCATCTTCAACTGGAACTATGAGCTCCACTTCTAGTGGAACAGTTGGATCTACAATTTCTGAATCATCGACAACAGCATCTGCAAGTTCTCAGACTGGAAGCACTGTAACCATGGGATCATCAAGCACTTCCGGTGTTTCCACATCTTCAGCATCCAGTACTCAGCCTCAGATGAGCACTTCACAAGGAAGTTCAGCAGGATCCACAGTTGCTTCATCAACCGCTGGCCTTGTTTCAACTTCCACAGTTCCATCCTCGACAGGAACAATGGGCTCCACTTCTAGTGGAACAGTTGGATCTACAATTTCTGAATCATCGACAACAGCATCTGCAAGTTCTCAGACTGGAAGCACTGTAACCATGGGATCATCAAGCACTTCCGGTGTTTCCACATCTTCAGCATCCAGTACTCAGCCTCAGATGAGCACTTCACAAGGAAGTTCAGCAGGATCCACAGTTGCTTCATCAACCACTGGCCTTGTTTCAACTTCCACAGTTCCATCCTCGACAGGAACAATGGGCTCCACTTCTAGTGGAACAGTTGGATCTACAATTTCTGAATCATCGACAGCAGCATCTGCAAGTTCTCAGACTGGAAGCACTGTAACCATGGGATCATCAAGCACTTCCGGTGTTTCCACATCTTCAGCATCCAGTGGTCAGCCTCAGATGAGCACTTCACAAGGAAGTTCAGCAGGATCCACAGTTGTTTCTTCAACAGCTAGCCCTGCTGCGAGTTCCACAGCTCCATCTTCAACTGGAACTATGAGCTCCACTTCTAGTGGAACAGTTGGATCAACGATGTCTCAGTCTTCAACAGCAGCTTCCACAACTTCTCACACGGGAAGCACAGTAACCCTCGGATCTTCAAGTACCTCCAGTAATCAAATGAGCACTTCACAAGGAAGTTCCGTAGGATCCACAGTAGCTTCATCAACCGCTGGCCTTGTTTCAACTTCCACAGTTCCATCCTCGACAGGAACAATGGGCTCCACTTCTAGTGGAACAGTTGGATCTACAATTTCTGAATCATCGACAACAGCATCTGCAAGTTCTCAGACTGGAAGCACTGTAACCATGGGATCATCAAGCACTTCCGGTGTTTCCACATCTTCAGCATCCAGTACTCAGCCTCAGATGAGCACTTCACAAGGAAGTTCAGCAGGATCCACAGTTGCTTCATCAACCGCTGGCCTTGTTTCAACTTCCACAGTTCCATCCTCGACAGGAACAATGGGCTCCACTTCTAGTGGAACAGTTGGATCTACAATTTCTGAATCATCGACAGCAGCATCTACAAGTTCTCAGACTGGAAGTACCGTGACAATCGGTTCAACCAGTGGAACAAATCCCTCCTCGCCCCGTTCCCTATCCCAGATCACAATAACGCCGAGCCCATCCCAATCAACGGAGAGTACCCAAACATCCCTCCCATCCAGTTCCCCCTCCCCATCAACACATTCTGTGAGCAGCTCAGAAGGAACAACAATGTCTTCTGGTGCAACGACATCAGGAGACAAAATGAGTTTTCTGTCGTCGACAGGAACAACAGTGTCGTTCAGTTCAAGAG GTTCATCACTCGCCACAACTTCCGCGCCAA aacccAGTGTGACTTGTCTGTTCATGTACGATACACAATCCAAAGAAATAGATCAAACAGCTATAAACACGTATAAAACT taTTTCAATTTCGCTCTACTGGTTGCTTCCAAATTGAACAATGAATCAATTTTGACTGGATACATCGATAACTTCGGATACAGTGCTGGGTTGAATGATCATCAATATTACCCTACTGACGACTACAATGGTATTAAGTCTGTACCTTTCCCAATTGATGGCACTGATGACGACATTGATCTTGATTTGAAAGA tgtcGACAAAAGTTTGGCAACAGCAGATTGGACACCACCAGTGGCTGACCAAACCTGCATGATTTTCATTTCTGCTGC ACCAGAAGATGAGTATGGGGGCACTACTATAAAATCGACTTATACTTACTTCGAGACAGTCGTTGGAGTTCTTGTTGGAG GAGCTAAAAGTATACCGGGACTTtcaattgacaaaaatatAGTTATCACGAACAATACAATGAACGACCGTGACGCTAGTGCAGTTGTCAGCAAACTTCTAGAACTTCTTCCAACGGCGTAA
- the kola-1 gene encoding VWFA domain-containing protein (Confirmed by transcript evidence): MKVPRGIGLVFIFAVAAALVAGLILTIVLVSRPSPAEPFTGRVITVGICNSGSEPSKASSFRFKRDATTSCSFDANRDQLKNFLSSSAADTSFIVMSYSDKPSPSTVLPRDQAIELLNSMKKDGSKTIQQAPAFASYDPKAYENSDLVFFTPCKTDYTGYDADMAAVRTTINNVQTKKYVIVSLAMDQGNMTQKYGDLNTHNIGNNATDITNDINNVLNITATTLGPTTTTITPTTTVVPASTSTQPAPASSPTTQPAPATSPTTQPAPATSPTTQPAPATSPTTQPAPATSPTTQPAPATSPTTQPAPATSPTTQPAPATSPTTQPAPATSPTTQPAPATSPTTQPTPATSPTTQPTPATSPTTQPTPATSPTTQPAPATSPTTQPAPATSPTTQPAPATSPTTQPAPATSPTTQPAPATSPTTQPAPATSPTTQPAPATSPTTQPTPGTSPTTQPAPATSPTTQPSPATNPTTQPSVSSSASTQPAPATSGTTQPAPATSATTQPAPATSATTQPAPATSPTTQPAPATSATTQSVPVVTTQTTMGTSPTTAGISSSPAATSPSTAVTSPSSLGTSSSPLPSSISTSALPIASSSASSSPSAASSTTPVVLSSSTIQSSSGTFPSSVASSPSTVGSTSGAASSSSYATVSTIAGSTGSTITPVPGSSSTIGSSTPSASSSSSGTMSTISGSTGSTVTVVPGSSSTFASSTPIASSSSPGSTVTVAPGSSSTYGSSTPSASSSSSGTMSTNSGSTGSTVTVAPVSSSTFGSSTPIASSSSSGSTVTVVSGSSSTYGSSTPSASSSSAGTASTISGSTGSTATIVPGSSSSVGSSTQSASPSSPGTMSTVSGPTGSTVTVVPGSSTSPAPSSSPNPSSSPASTGSTITISGSSSIIVSTVSGSTVSGSTGTSQSTLASSTATPGSSLATTSAPKPSVTCLFMYDTQSKEIDQTAINTYKTYFNFALLVASKLNNESILTGYIDNFGYSAGLNDHQYYPTDDYNGIKSVPFPIDGTDDDIDLDLKDVDKSLATADWTPPVADQTCMIFISAAPEDEYGGTTIKSTYTYFETVVGVLVGGAKSIPGLSIDKNIVITNNTMNDRDASAVVSKLLELLPTA; this comes from the exons ATGAAAGTGCCGCGTGGCATTGGTCTTGTCTTCATATTTGCGGTGGCCGCCGCGTTGGTGGCCGGCCTCATCCTGACCATTGTCCTCGTCAGTCGGCCCAGTCCAGCAGAGC CATTCACTGGCCGTGTCATAACTGTGGGTATCTGTAATTCCGGGTCAGAGCCTTCAAAAGCTTCGAGCTTCCGGTTTAAGCGGGATGCAACGACAAGTTGCTCATTCGATGCG AACCGGgatcagttgaaaaatttcttatcCAGTTCAGCGGCAGACACCAGCTTCATTGTAATGTCCTATTCAGACAAGCCTTCG CCATCAACTGTATTGCCCAGAGATCAAGCTATAGAATTGCTAAATAGTATGAAAAAGGACGGGTCTAAAACTATACAGCAAGCCCC CGCATTCGCAAGTTACGATCCAAAAGCTTATGAAAACTCGGATTTAGTATTTTTCACTCCATGTAAAACTGATTATAC AGGGTATGACGCAGATATGGCAGCAGTGCGAACCACAATCAATAATGTCCAAACGAAAAAGTATGTGATTGTATCTTTGGCAATGGATCAGGGTAACATGACTCAGAAGTATGGAGACTTGAACACCCATAACATTGGAAATAATGCAACAGATATCACTAATGATATTAACAATGTATTAAATATCACAG CGACAACTCTCGGGCCCACAACGACAACAATAACTCCGACTACTACTGTCGTCCCAGCCAGCACTAGCACCCAACCAGCTCCGGCATCCAGCCCGACTACTCAACCGGCTCCGGCAACTAGTCCGACTACTCAACCAGCTCCCGCAACCAGCCCGACTACCCAGCCGGCTCCCGCAACCAGCCCGACTACCCAACCGGCTCCGGCAACTAGTCCGACTACTCAACCGGCTCCGGCAACTAGTCCGACTACTCAACCAGCTCCCGCAACCAGCCCGACTACCCAGCCGGCTCCCGCAACCAGTCCAACTACCCAACCGGCTCCGGCAACCAGTCCAACTACCCAACCGGCTCCGGCAACCAGTCCAACTACCCAACCGACTCCGGCAACCAGTCCAACTACCCAACCGACTCCGGCAACCAGTCCAACTACCCAACCGACTCCGGCAACCAGTCCAACTACCCAACCGGCTCCGGCAACCAGTCCAACTACCCAACCGGCTCCGGCAACCAGTCCAACTACCCAACCGGCTCCGGCAACCAGTCCAACTACCCAACCGGCTCCGGCAACCAGTCCAACTACCCAACCGGCTCCGGCAACCAGTCCAACTACCCAACCGGCTCCGGCAACCAGTCCAACTACCCAACCGGCTCCGGCAACCAGTCCAACTACCCAACCGACTCCGGGAACCAGTCCAACTACCCAACCGGCTCCGGCAACCAGTCCAACTACCCAACCATCTCCCGCAACCAATCCTACAACGCAACCGTCAGTGTCATCCAGTGCTTCAACGCAACCTGCTCCAGCTACAAGTGGTACGACACAACCAGCTCCGGCGACTAGCGCAACTACGCAGCCGGCTCCAGCTACCAGCGCTACTACCCAACCAGCGCCGGCTACCAGTCCGACAACACAACCAGCCCCGGCCACGAGTGCAACAACACAGTCTGTTCCAGTAGTTACAACTCAGACAACTATGGGTACAAGTCCAACAACGGCTGGAATCAGTTCATCTCCAGCTGCAACCAGTCCAAGCACCGCTGTAACGAGTCCATCATCACTGGGTACAAGTTCATCACCATTGCCAAGTTCAATTAGTACGTCTGCACTTCCAATAGCTAGCTCTTCTGCTTCATCTAGTCCATCTGCAGCATCTAGTACAACCCCGGTAGTTTTGTCTAGCTCCACTATTCAAAGTTCATCAGGAACTTTTCCAAGTTCTGTTGCATCTAGCCCATCGACGGTAGGATCTACTAGTGGAGCAGCTTCATCTAGCTCGTATGCAACAGTGTCAACAATCGCAGGATCTACTGGTTCTACAATTACACCTGTGCCAGGATCATCCAGCACAATCGGATCCTCAACACCATCTGCATCATCTAGCTCTTCCGGAACGATGTCGACTATTTCAGGATCAACTGGTTCCACAGTTACAGTCGTGCCTGGATCCTCTAGCACATTTGCATCCTCAACACCAATAGCTTCATCTAGCTCACCTGGTTCAACTGTCACTGTTGCCCCAGGATCTTCCAGCACTTATGGATCCTCAACACCATCAGCGTCATCTAGTTCCTCCGGAACTATGTCCACAAATTCGGGATCAACTGGTTCTACAGTTACTGTTGCACCAGTATCGTCTAGTACATTTGGATCCTCAACACCAATAGCTTCATCTAGCTCATCTGGTTCTACTGTCACCGTTGTCTCAGGATCTTCCAGCACATACGGATCGTCAACACCATCCGCGTCATCTAGTTCCGCTGGAACTGCGTCGACAATCTCAGGATCAACTGGTTCAACAGCTACAATTGTACCAGGATCTTCAAGCTCGGTTGGATCCTCAACACAGTCGGCTTCGCCCAGCTCACCTGGAACTATGTCCACAGTCTCTGGACCAACGGGTTCTACAGTCACAGTTGTGCCAGGATCATCTACATCACCAGCTCCATCAAGCTCACCAAATCCATCTTCCTCACCTGCATCGACCGGCTCAACAATCACAATTAGTGGTTCTTCAAGCATAATTGTTTCCACCGTCTCCGGTTCCACCGTCTCCGGATCAACCGGAACATCCCAGTCCACACTTGCATCGTCAACTGCGACACCAG GTTCATCACTCGCCACAACTTCCGCGCCAA aacccAGTGTGACTTGTCTGTTCATGTACGATACACAATCCAAAGAAATAGATCAAACAGCTATAAACACGTATAAAACT taTTTCAATTTCGCTCTACTGGTTGCTTCCAAATTGAACAATGAATCAATTTTGACTGGATACATCGATAACTTCGGATACAGTGCTGGGTTGAATGATCATCAATATTACCCTACTGACGACTACAATGGTATTAAGTCTGTACCTTTCCCAATTGATGGCACTGATGACGACATTGATCTTGATTTGAAAGA tgtcGACAAAAGTTTGGCAACAGCAGATTGGACACCACCAGTGGCTGACCAAACCTGCATGATTTTCATTTCTGCTGC ACCAGAAGATGAGTATGGGGGCACTACTATAAAATCGACTTATACTTACTTCGAGACAGTCGTTGGAGTTCTTGTTGGAG GAGCTAAAAGTATACCGGGACTTtcaattgacaaaaatatAGTTATCACGAACAATACAATGAACGACCGTGACGCTAGTGCAGTTGTCAGCAAACTTCTAGAACTTCTTCCAACGGCGTAA